In Pseudoalteromonas sp. '520P1 No. 423', the sequence GTGCTTTTACTTGTGTGACAGGGAAGGCACATTGGCAGGCATTATTACAAGCTCGTGCCATCGAAAACCAAGTTTATATAGTTGCACCTGCACAAGAAGGCATACATAAAAATGGCCGCGAAACTTGGGGGCACAGTATGATAATAAGCCCTTGGGGTGAGATACTTTATTGTTTAGAGCAAGGTGAGGGGATTATTACAACGGAATTTAAACAAACAGAACTGACTACCATCAGAAAAAACATGCCAATACTGATACAAAATCAATTTAAGACATATTTAAAGACGTAATAATTACTTACATTTAGCTCTTGCCATTTGTGGTAAATATCACTAAAGTGATATCAAAATGATATCACTTTAGTTTTAAGGATGTATAAAATGAAAGAAAAAGATGGATTCTCACTCAATGGTTATATTGCGGTTTTAAGTATTGTTATAATTTCTATTTTTGCCTTGGCAAGCGCAGTTAACAACCCTGCCTGGCTATTATTACTAGGTATTGATGCAGCCTGTTTATTAGGTTTATTTATGGTTCAGCCAAACCAAGGGCGCGTATTAATGTTATTCGGCAGTTATGTTGGTACTGTTAAAGCGCCAGGGTTAAGATGGACAATTCCTTTTTTTATCCGAAAAAATATATCATTAAGATTAAGAAACTTTGAAAGTAGCCGAATTAAAGTTAATGATGCTCATGGTAACCCAATAGAAATAGCCACAGTGGTTGTTTGGTCAGTAAAAGATACATACGATGCCACATTTGAAGTTGATGATTACGCCATGTTTGTGAACATTCAAAGTGAAGCTGCACTGAGAAATATGTCTAGCCGATATCCATATGATCAGCAAGATAGCAAAGAAACAGCATTAAGAAGTGATCCTGAAATTGTATCTGAAGCACTCAAAGTTGAAATACAAGATAGATTAAATAAGGCGGGTGTGAAAATTCATGAAGCACGAATAAGTCATTTAGCGTATGCGCCAGAAATCGCAAGCGCCATGTTACAACGCCAGCAAGCATCTGCGATCATTGCTGCGAGACAAAAAATTGTTGATGGTGCGGTTGGTATGGTAGATATGGCACTGACACAATTATCACAACGAGAAATTGTTGAACTCGATGAAGAACGTAAAGCCGCTATGGTGAGTAATTTACTAGTTGTATTATGTAGTGAAAGAAATACGCAACCTGTTGTTAATGCAGGCTCTCTTTATTAATGTTTATAAATAAAGGTTTAAATTGTGGCCAGTAAAAAAAGCTATCCGCTACGAATTAGCCCAGATGTTTTAGCCGCAGTGCAAAGATGGGCTGATGATGAGTTAAGAAGTGCCAATGCACAAATAGAATATATATTACGGGATGCCTTAGTTAAATCAGGGCGAGTAAAAATAGTGCAAAAAGTTATCACTGAACTAGAAGATAAGACACAAGAAAAAGATTAGTGCTTTAAATCCGCTGAAATTGTTTAATGAATTTAGTGGACTAACGATAACTACTTACTAAACTTTAAATTAAGGTTTAGTAAGTGATATTTTTAATATATGCGTAATCTTTTGTTCTTGTTATTTTACTTCTCATTTATTGAAACAAGTTTGGCACAGGTCAATACGCTGCCGGTAAAAGCGTCGATAAATCATATCGCGTCAAGTATAAACTGGATGACAGAAGAT encodes:
- a CDS encoding SPFH domain-containing protein translates to MKEKDGFSLNGYIAVLSIVIISIFALASAVNNPAWLLLLGIDAACLLGLFMVQPNQGRVLMLFGSYVGTVKAPGLRWTIPFFIRKNISLRLRNFESSRIKVNDAHGNPIEIATVVVWSVKDTYDATFEVDDYAMFVNIQSEAALRNMSSRYPYDQQDSKETALRSDPEIVSEALKVEIQDRLNKAGVKIHEARISHLAYAPEIASAMLQRQQASAIIAARQKIVDGAVGMVDMALTQLSQREIVELDEERKAAMVSNLLVVLCSERNTQPVVNAGSLY